The Penaeus monodon isolate SGIC_2016 chromosome 13, NSTDA_Pmon_1, whole genome shotgun sequence genome contains a region encoding:
- the LOC119580107 gene encoding uncharacterized protein LOC119580107 produces the protein MCGFEALKACGVAVAVFAILGSLGTEGFFAWKVYEVNNQCANNVSVCRHEDLEVRSYIGLAEGILGTAVSVCFAIGFGAPVVALIWLWMFWALGITGYNSYCIYDFHQTIIGNLSSFPWDTVVDDDYGIFFIEALSSVSLHLLIIIIAAPIGAALTRMYWKGNIASYSVYNWDNDAFEMD, from the exons ATGTGTGGGTTCGAGGCGCTGAAGGCCTGCGGGGTCGCCGTAGCTGTGTTTGCCATA CTAGGATCCCTGGGTACGGAAGGCTTTTTTGCATGGAAAGTTTACGAAGTGAATAACCAATGCGCCAACAACGTCTCTGTTTGCAGACATGAAG aCTTGGAAGTCCGATCGTACATTGGCTTAGCAGAAGGCATTTTGGGAACGGCGGTGTCCGTATGCTTTGCCATTGGCTTTGGTGCT CCTGTCGTTGCCCTAATATGGTTGTGGATGTTCTGGGCTCTGGGAATTACAGGTTATAATTCCTACTGCATCTATGACTTCCACCAAACCATCATCGGG aacctATCGAGCTTTCCTTGGGACACGGTCGTTGATGATGATTACGGAATTTTCTTTATCGAGGCTCTCTCCTCCGTTTCCTTACacctccttatcattatcatagctgcGCCCATAGGAGCTGCTCTCACGCGCATG TACTGGAAAGGGAACATCGCAAGTTATTCTGTGTACAACTGGGATAACGATGCATTCGAGATGGACTAG